From the Kribbella sp. CA-293567 genome, the window CCACGGTCACCCCTACGTTCCAGTTGCCAAGGGCAACTTCACCCGCGACTCCGGCGAACAGGCGATGACCGACCTCCTACTTGCCCACCCCGACCTGGATGGCGTCTTCGCCGCCAACGATCTGATGGCCGCCGGTGCCTTGAAGATCCTCCGCGACCACCACCGCACGGTCCCCGGCGACGTCGCCGTCATCGGTTTCGACGACAGCGAACCAGCCCACTTCACCCGCCCCCAGTTGACCACGGTCGCCCAGCCGGTCGAGGAGATGGCCGCGGCGATGGCCCGCATCCTGCTGGGGCAGATCGAGACCCCGAGCCTGCATCCCACGTCGGTGATCTTCGACCCTCACCTGGTCCTCCGAGAGTCAGCCTGAGAGCACTAGCGCCAGTCGCCGGTTCGAATGTAGAGACCCTGCAGTTCGCTCCGACCTTGTGGTGAAGGCGCCTCGAAGAGGGTGCCTCGGGGTAGGAGTGTGGACTGGTGGAAGCGTTGAGTTTGGTTGTGCACAGCAAGGTTGTGGCTGAGGATGTGCGGCGATCCGTGGGTGGGTACGCCGAGGTGCGGGGGCTTGCTGATGACGTTTTGCGGGCCGGCAAGCCGCGGCGGCGGGTGTGGCGTGGGGTGCGGCAGACAGCCGTCAGAGTGATGGGTTGGCGGCGGACGGTGGGGGAGAAGGGCGCGGACAAGGGGGTCGTGGACTGCGCGGGGCTCGTGGCACAGTCACCGGGTGACTGAAGAGCGGGCACGACTCGGATTCTTCGCGGTCACCACCACTACGCCGTACGTCTGGACGCCTGCGAGCTGATAGACCTGAGGGATGCACCAACTTCGTGCGTTGGGAATCTCCGCCGAGGGCGAGGCGATCTACCTCGACCTGGTGAATCGCGGCGCGTTGCGGGTCGACGAGCTTGCGGCGGGTGGTGAGCTCGACGGGCCGCTCGCCGAGTTGGCTGCCGTCGGGCTGGTGGATCGGTCGGGCGACCAGGTGCTGCCGCAACCGCCGCATCTGGCCCTGGAAGCGCTCGCGCAGCGGCGGACCAGAGAAGCCGATCTCGCGCGAGAGAGCGCGGCGTTGCTCTCCGATCTCTGGACCGCCGGCATCGGGCAGCAGACGTACGTCGAACTGCTGCCCGACGCCGAGACCGCGCGGGCGGTGCTCAACAACGTGCAGGTCGATGTTCAGCAACAGGTACGCGCGATGACCGTGGGCAATCTCGCGTCGCCGGATCACCAGATCGTCGACGGGCTCTTCGACGCTCTCGGTCGTGGGGTCAGCTACCAGGTGATCTACGGGACCCGGGTGCTGCAGGATCCGGCCGCGCTCCGGATGGTGCAACTCTGCGTCGACGCCGGTGAACAGGCCCGGGTGTTTCCCCAGGTACCGCTGAACCTGACCATCGCCGACGACCGCTGGGCGTTGCTCTCGGCACGGACCACGGTCGGTGAGATCACCAGCACCGCGGCGATGGTCGTTCACCACTCGCCGTTCCTGACCGGGCTGGCCGGGGTCTTCGACGCGTTCTGGCGGATGGCGGTGCCGATCACGAGCGGAACGGACACCAGCGACGCGGTCGGTACGCCGTCGCTGGAGACGAAGCGGCTGCTCACCTACCTCAGCGCGGGCTTGACCGACGAGTCGATCGCGCGCGAGTTCGGTGTCAGCGAACGCACGATCGC encodes:
- a CDS encoding LuxR C-terminal-related transcriptional regulator, giving the protein MHQLRALGISAEGEAIYLDLVNRGALRVDELAAGGELDGPLAELAAVGLVDRSGDQVLPQPPHLALEALAQRRTREADLARESAALLSDLWTAGIGQQTYVELLPDAETARAVLNNVQVDVQQQVRAMTVGNLASPDHQIVDGLFDALGRGVSYQVIYGTRVLQDPAALRMVQLCVDAGEQARVFPQVPLNLTIADDRWALLSARTTVGEITSTAAMVVHHSPFLTGLAGVFDAFWRMAVPITSGTDTSDAVGTPSLETKRLLTYLSAGLTDESIAREFGVSERTIARRISRLQETLGAQTRFQLGVQASRQKLL